One stretch of Rana temporaria chromosome 10, aRanTem1.1, whole genome shotgun sequence DNA includes these proteins:
- the LOC120916029 gene encoding chemokine-like receptor 1, with translation MENTTTFRLSILRNSTQPPSSYDSKEKQILYIFSIIIFSLTFLLGTSGNGLVIWITTLKMKKTVNVMWHLNLATSDFIFTLFLPFTIANTALNHHWPLGRYMCKLNTMLINLNLYASVLQLTVISIDRCISIVYPVWCRNHRTPRLASFVVLAIWILALVFSSPFFIFRDTHSFNTKKTYCIYKFDGDNLRSEVASSREMGLLVTRFIITFFIPFTIIVSCCIIIMFRIQRNNMAKTSKPFKIIVAVIISFFVCWFPYQVFALLAMSVKRTKDNCLKHVIAVGYPLARSLMYINSCINPILYVFVGQNFKEKFWRSIHSVFENAFVEEYTKSYCGVENVIVASSNV, from the coding sequence ATGGAAAATACCACCACCTTTCGCCTTTCTATTTTGAGGAATTCCACCCAACCCCCCAGCAGTTACGACTCAAAAGAAAAGCAGattctttatattttttccatCATAATCTTCTCTTTGACCTTTCTGCTCGGGACTTCAGGCAATGGACTGGTTATCTGGATTACAACTTTGAAGATGAAGAAGACAGTCAACGTTATGTGGCACTTAAATTTAGCCACATCTGATTTTATTTTCACCTTGTTCCTGCCTTTCACGATTGCCAACACGGCCCTTAATCATCACTGGCCATTAGGGAGGTACATGTGCAAGTTAAACACCATGCTCATTAATCTGAACTTGTATGCTAGTGTCCTACAACTCACTGTTATCAGTATTGATCGCTGTATTTCCATAGTTTACCCTGTGTGGTGTAGGAACCATCGAACTCCCAGATTGGCATCTTTTGTTGTTCTAGCTATATGGATCTTAGCTTTAGTTTTCAGTTCACCTTTCTTTATATTTCGAGATACACAcagttttaatacaaaaaaaacgtATTGCATTTATAAGTTTGATGGAGATAATCTAAGGTCCGAGGTGGCATCATCAAGAGAAATGGGTTTATTGGTCACACGATTCATCATCACTTTTTTTATCCCTTTCACCATCATTGTGTCATGTTGCATAATAATCATGTTCCGTATCCAAAGGAATAACATGGCTAAGACCAGTAAGCCCTTCAAGATTATTGTGGCTGTCATCATTTCCTTCTTTGTGTGTTGGTTTCCTTATCAAGTTTTTGCCCTCCTGGCAATGTCTGTAAAGCGCACCAAGGATAATTGCCTAAAACATGTGATAGCAGTTGGATATCCCTTAGCCAGGAGCCTGATGTATATCAACAGCTGTATTAATCCTATTCTCTATGTCTTTGTGGGTCAAAATTTCAAGGAAAAGTTTTGGAGGTCCATTCATTCTGTGTTTGAGAATGCCTTTGTGGAAGAATATACCAAGTCATATTGTGGGGTTGAGAATGTCATAGTAGCATCTTCAAATGTTTGA
- the LOC120916030 gene encoding chemokine-like receptor 1 yields the protein MENISISNLTSIFKASDGSQGHCVNLTKEDNQIARNINISSAVICSLEFLVGITASGYVIWMKVYRLEKTFRSVLTQSLLISGFIWSIFLLLNIVYFACNINWPFGSFMCQLQNVMFHLNMFNNAFTLTLYSVDYCFVVMWPLKYNVYRRPHLASVEVIVCWIIAVCVSVPYFFFKTTYECYSTIKCYNRFDDTEITNIWKHRNKVIAIITFIVGYCIPILIMLLCFGITAKVYHQKKTSKYTPALKMIFTFQTLFGVCWLPYHVLSLIRLSLSTSREKNLVGVVEMVQPITISLASLGGLVNPILYAFISPDFKKKLLKYRK from the coding sequence ATGGAGAACATCTCAATTTCCAACTTGACCTCTATCTTCAAAGCCAGTGATGGATCACAAGGACATTGTGTCAACCTCACTAAAGAAGATAACCAGATTGCTCGAAACATTAACATTTCCTCAGCGGTCATCTGTTCCTTGGAATTCCTCGTAGGAATAACAGCCAGTGGATATGTTATCTGGATGAAAGTCTACAGATTGGAGAAGACATTCCGCTCAGTGTTGACCCAAAGTTTGTTAATCTCTGGATTCATTTGGTCAATATTTTTGCTACTAAACATTGTCTACTTTGCCTGCAACATTAATTGGCCTTTTGGTTCTTTCATGTGCCAACTACAGAACGTTATGTTCCATCTCAACATGTTCAATAATGCTTTTACTCTGACCTTGTACAGTGTTGACTATTGCTTCGTTGTGATGTGGCCCTTAAAATACAATGTCTACAGAAGACCTCACCTGGCCTCAGTAGAAGTCATAGTTTGCTGgattattgctgtttgtgtcagTGTTCCCTATTTTTTCTTCAAAACCACCTATGAATGTTATAGTACAATCAAATGTTATAACAGATTTGATGATACTGAAATAACCAATATCTGGAAACACAGAAATAAAGTCATAGCAATAATAACATTCATTGTAGGGTACTGCATTCCTATCCTAATCATGTTGTTGTGTTTCGGTATTACGGCCAAGGTTTATCATCAGAAGAAGACATCAAAATATACCCCAGCCCTAAAGATGATCTTTACCTTTCAGACATTGTTTGGTGTTTGTTGGTTGCCATATCATGTTTTATCCTTAATAAGACTTTCCTTATCTACTTCCCGAGAAAAAAACCTGGTTGGAGTTGTGGAAATGGTTCAGCCGATCACAATAAGCCTGGCTTCTTTGGGTGGTTTAGTCAATCCCATTCTTTATGCATTCATATCTCCAGATTTCAAAAAGAAATTACTGAAATACCGGAAATAA